The following coding sequences are from one Lolium rigidum isolate FL_2022 chromosome 6, APGP_CSIRO_Lrig_0.1, whole genome shotgun sequence window:
- the LOC124664632 gene encoding protein FAR1-RELATED SEQUENCE 5-like, translated as MHVASARCCARVATVFFSYCATLRPFRFAVDNLRRRIPLPIGLTCVLAALLNFLNSHRLGGLDRFQFEQAGVARWYRWLWHTRATTQFSGIHTLNGKLVVQLRENNVNLSKVYSIIGTFFGRIENVPFTKRCLRTLCGKISRDQADEDVKKTMDIFSDLKEKDPEFDYSVRVDGDSRIRTLMWTNGNSKLQYHHFGDVITFDTTYKTNLYDMPFGLFGGVNNHFQSVIYAGVLMRDEKVESFNWVFKEFVKMMGGKNPITILTDQARAMEVAIEEVFPDVTHRWCKWHVMKKAKESLGVHYHKKSEFRIEFHKLVQDMITVQEFEDSWHALVKKHGLEKNTFLIQIFEVRHKWAKPYFAGKFCAKQTSTQRSESANHMLKNYIPPGCPMNLFVKQYHKLLFDRDQEEGFQEKRTRLGGAVLKVNIPLEKHASRIYTRTMFEMFGSFLFASGSYTVEELIPKKKYVATHLNASKREKYLKSVFEIEVSEDGDYFTCECGLFEHMGMVCCHIIKVMCELRLSEIPKKHVMKRWTLDARDILPDHLKHYQKDIGLNETHTFRHSKMYIAALELVKMGDMNVAAYEAVMKCLIDAKLKVTPLCNKTDGMSIVEKAATMAKSNGTSAVRANSNGGSTVRANSNGGSTVRAKSNGGSATHGTGRPNSNIPAGPELFSEKATKDKEKYAMSEGSCVDGGDDSLESLNDVYSPDRSHHDLAPPPSKKRRGRPTTARDKAPYENKNKRSRFCTICRLEGHKRTTCPIRGDAPMKPRQAARCSNCGITGHRRTSCVKPISFPG; from the exons GCGCGCTGCTGCGCGCGCGTCGCCACTGTCTTCTTCTCCTACTGCGCCACCCTCCGTCCCTTCCGCTTCGCCGTCGACAACTTGCGACGCAG AATACCATTACCAATTGGCTTGACATGTGTGCTGGCTGCTTTACTGAATTTTCTGAATTCCCACCGGTTGGGAGGG CTGGACAGATTCCAGTTCGAGCAAGCTG GTGTCGCACGTTGGTATCGGTGGTTGTGGCACACGAGAGCCACAACGCAATTCTCTGGCATACACACCCTAAATGGCAAACTCGTGGTGCAACTGCGTgaaaacaatgtgaatttgaGCAAGGTATACAGCATTATTGGGACATTTTTTGGCAGAATCGAGAATGTCCCTTTTACGAAAAGGTGTCTTCGAACTCTTTGTGGTAAAATCTCCCGTGATCAGGCAGACGAGGATGTGAAGAAGACAATGGATATATTCTCTGATCTGAAGGAGAAGGATCCAGAGTTTGATTATTCGGTAAGAGTTGATGGTGACAGCAGAATAAGGACTCTCATGTGGACAAACGGAAACAGTAAGTTGCAGTACCACCATTTTGGTGATGTCATAACATTTGACACAACATATAAGACAAACTTATATGACATGCCATTCGGACTATTTGGTGGAGTGAATAACCATTTCCAGTCAGTAATATATGCTGGAGTGCTGATGAGGGATGAGAAAGTTGAAAGCTTTAACTGGGTTTTCAAGGAGTTTGTGAAGATGATGGGTGGAAAGAACCCAATTACAATTCTAACAG ATCAGGCACGTGCAATGGAGGTTGCCATCGAGGAGGTGTTCCCTGATGTAACACATCGATGGTGCAAATGGCATGTCATGAAAAAAGCAAAGGAGAGTTTGGGTGTCCACTATCATAAGAAGAGTGAATTCAGGATAGAGTTTCACAAGCTAGTGCAAGATATGATTACTGTACAAGAGTTTGAAGATTCATGGCATGCTCTGGTAAAAAAACATGGGCTTGAAAAGAATACATTCCTGATCCAGATTTTCGAGGTACGACACAAGTGGGCCAAGCCTTATTTCGCTGGGAAATTTTGTGCAAAGCAAACCAGTACTCAACGAAGTGAAAGTGCTAACCATATGTTGAAGAATTACATCCCACCCGGATGTCCTATGAACCTATTCGTTAAGCAATACCACAAATTGCTCTTTGATAGAGATCAGGAAGAGGGTTTCCAAGAGAAGAGAACCAGATTG GGTGGTGCAGTGTTGAAAGTTAACATACctcttgaaaagcatgctagcagAATATATACAAGGACCATGTTTGAAATGTTTGGATCGTTCCTTTTTGCTTCTGGATCATATACGGTAGAGGAGCTGATCCCGAAGAAAAAATATGTGGCAACACACCTGAATGCATCCAAAAGAGAAAAATACCTTAAATCTGTCTTTGAAATAGAAGTTTCTGAGGATGGCGATTATTTCACATGTGAGTGTGGATTATTTGAGCACATGGGTATGGTTTGTTGTCATATAATAAAG GTGATGTGTGAACTAAGACTAAGTGAAATTCCAAAAAAGCATGTCATGAAGAGATGGACCCTAGATGCAAGAGATATTTTACCTGATCATCTGAAGCACTATCAGAAAGATATTGGTCTGAATGAAACGCACACATTTAGGCATTCAAAGATGTATATTGCTGCGCTTGAACTAGTGAAGATGGGAGATATGAATGTCGCCGCATATGAAGCTGTGATGAAGTGCTTGATCGATGCTAAGCTTAAGGTCACACCTCTTTGTAATAAAACAGATGGAATGAGTATAGTGGAGAAGGCCGCAACCATGGCTAAATCCAATGGGACAAGTGCAGTCCGTGCTAATTCGAATGGAGGAAGTACAGTTCGTGCTAATTCAAATGGAGGCAGTACAGTCCGTGCTAAATCAAATGGAGGAAGTGCAACACATGGTACGGGTCGTCCCAATTCAAATATACCAGCTGGTCCAGAATTATTTTCAGAGAAAGCAACTAAGGACAAAGAAAAATATGCGATGTCAGAAGGATCTTGTGTTGATGGGGGAGATGATAGTTTGGAGTCATTGAATGATGTTTACTCTCCAGATAGGAGCCACCACGATTTGGCACCGCCTCCAAGTAAAAAAAGACGAGGTCGTCCAACGACTGCAAGAGACAAAGCTCcatatgaaaacaaaaacaagagatcAAGATTCTGCACAATTTGTAGGCTAGAAGGACATAAACGTACAACCTGCCCAATCAGAGGAGATGCTCCCATGAAGCCAAGGCAAGCTGCTAGATGCAGCAATTGTGGAATTACAGGGCATCGGAGGACAAGTTGCGTCAAACCAATTAGTTTTCCTGGTTGA